A genomic segment from Legionella quinlivanii encodes:
- a CDS encoding LPS-assembly protein LptD: MNSKTISRAFCAGSLLAAVSASLFYFRSVNAETAIIEPVQACVIKPNMEDNDYNRALFARCLNWQTNAAVPVCRGNYTEISIPPLDEDEIRLQADNVSFYREGRSTLSGDVTVQQNERIVNAQTAYVYRDDKTNEITHVELLGNVRYLEPGRLMVARKVTINMQDKSGKAEDVIYRFNTRKQGSILPAWGRASLIERFANKDYFLNKATYSTCAPQDRAWEIRAEKITLDDSEKMGVARNAQLLIRRVPVLYTPYLSFPTSKDRKSGFLIPTKGYSNVGGFDFSLPYYWNMAPNYDATIIPHLYTRRGLMMGGQFRYLTENSSGNINGRFLPHDRAYADFLHDNQLDFPELRGLSKDRWSMQFFDVTRINPNLNLRINYQQVSDDYYLQDFSSNLAVLTERQLLREGELDYTTEHWLFRGLLQSYQTLQPINESRIADIYQRLPQLLAHGVYEDLPFNGNLSLHGQFDNFDWPNSLYYQPEGPRYYFNPILSFPQLRPWGYITPNIELVENYYDVRRYYSDINRDFNNTTPRYYLDSGLYFDRSSSLFGQAFNQTLEPRLFYLYVPFHNQTEIPVYDSAYTIFNADQLFRTNRFSGYDRIGDTNQLSYAVTSRFLSDETGAEKASFTIGQSRYFANRRVQLCQSPTGYCKDVPYTLGYLSPTTDYSPIASRALYRLNPSWVVTGDYVWDPHTRSTDNGNINFHYQPEVNKIITLGYTYLVNGDIVELSEIPLQKNALHQASASFAWPINDAWSTLGAFSYNISKRYDMMTFMGIQYDNCCWAVRLVGGRAFKSLSQAARPQYNDNVYLQLLLKGLGSVGNSDPATIIHTYIPGYRDSFHRY; encoded by the coding sequence ATGAACAGCAAAACGATTTCGCGCGCGTTTTGCGCAGGTAGTCTATTGGCTGCGGTTTCGGCCAGCCTGTTTTATTTCCGGAGCGTCAATGCGGAAACTGCCATCATCGAGCCTGTGCAAGCTTGTGTTATCAAACCCAATATGGAAGATAACGACTACAATCGTGCTTTATTTGCGCGCTGTCTCAATTGGCAAACCAATGCCGCAGTTCCGGTTTGCCGCGGCAACTACACAGAAATAAGCATACCGCCATTAGACGAGGATGAAATTCGTCTGCAGGCGGATAATGTATCCTTTTACCGCGAGGGCCGTTCTACCTTATCGGGGGATGTGACCGTTCAGCAGAATGAGCGCATTGTTAATGCCCAAACGGCTTATGTGTATCGAGATGACAAAACCAATGAAATTACCCATGTTGAGTTATTAGGCAATGTCCGCTATCTCGAACCAGGCCGGTTGATGGTCGCCCGCAAAGTCACCATTAATATGCAGGACAAGTCAGGTAAGGCGGAAGATGTTATTTACCGTTTTAATACGCGGAAACAGGGTTCGATTCTGCCAGCCTGGGGACGAGCAAGCCTCATAGAGCGCTTTGCGAACAAAGATTATTTTCTGAATAAAGCGACTTACAGCACCTGTGCTCCACAGGATAGAGCCTGGGAAATACGCGCTGAAAAAATCACCCTGGATGACTCTGAGAAAATGGGGGTCGCTCGCAATGCCCAGCTTTTAATCCGGCGTGTACCTGTTCTTTATACTCCCTATTTAAGTTTTCCCACTTCTAAAGACCGAAAATCAGGTTTTTTAATCCCAACCAAGGGCTATTCAAATGTAGGCGGCTTTGATTTCTCACTGCCTTATTACTGGAATATGGCCCCGAATTATGACGCCACCATCATCCCTCATTTGTATACTAGGCGCGGGCTAATGATGGGCGGGCAATTCCGTTATCTTACTGAAAACTCCAGTGGAAACATCAATGGTCGTTTTTTACCGCATGACCGTGCCTATGCTGATTTTTTACATGACAATCAACTGGATTTTCCTGAGTTGCGCGGTTTATCAAAAGATCGCTGGTCGATGCAATTCTTTGATGTGACCCGCATCAATCCGAATCTGAATCTGCGAATTAATTATCAGCAAGTCTCGGATGATTATTATCTGCAGGATTTCAGCAGTAATCTTGCTGTGCTAACCGAGCGGCAGCTTTTACGTGAAGGCGAACTGGATTATACAACGGAACACTGGCTGTTTCGCGGTTTGCTGCAAAGCTATCAGACTCTGCAGCCAATCAACGAATCCCGAATTGCTGATATTTATCAGCGTTTACCTCAGTTGCTGGCTCATGGCGTTTATGAGGATTTACCCTTTAACGGCAATTTGAGTCTGCATGGTCAATTCGACAATTTTGACTGGCCGAACAGTTTGTATTACCAGCCGGAAGGGCCGCGCTATTACTTCAACCCTATATTGTCTTTCCCGCAGCTTCGACCTTGGGGCTATATCACTCCGAATATCGAGCTGGTGGAAAATTACTATGATGTACGGCGTTATTACAGCGATATCAACCGGGATTTTAACAATACAACCCCCCGTTATTACCTGGACAGTGGTCTTTATTTTGATCGCTCAAGCAGTCTGTTCGGCCAGGCATTTAATCAAACGCTGGAACCTCGTCTGTTTTACCTCTATGTTCCCTTTCATAATCAGACTGAAATACCGGTCTATGATTCGGCCTATACTATTTTCAATGCCGATCAATTGTTCAGAACCAACCGCTTTTCGGGTTATGATCGCATTGGCGATACCAATCAATTATCCTATGCGGTGACCTCCCGTTTTCTTTCTGATGAAACAGGGGCCGAAAAAGCCAGTTTTACCATTGGGCAATCGCGTTATTTTGCCAATCGCAGAGTTCAGCTTTGTCAGTCACCCACCGGCTATTGCAAAGATGTACCTTACACTCTGGGTTATCTATCGCCCACAACAGATTACTCGCCGATTGCCTCTCGAGCCTTGTATCGGTTGAACCCCTCCTGGGTAGTCACCGGTGACTATGTCTGGGATCCGCATACTCGCTCGACTGACAATGGCAATATTAATTTTCATTACCAGCCCGAAGTCAATAAAATTATAACGCTGGGATATACCTATCTGGTTAATGGCGATATAGTGGAGCTTTCTGAAATACCTCTGCAGAAAAATGCGCTGCACCAGGCCTCGGCCTCGTTTGCCTGGCCAATTAATGACGCATGGAGTACATTAGGTGCTTTCAGTTACAATATCAGCAAACGCTATGACATGATGACTTTTATGGGCATTCAATATGACAATTGCTGCTGGGCAGTCAGGCTCGTAGGAGGACGCGCGTTCAAGAGTCTAAGCCAGGCTGCGCGGCCCCAATATAATGATAATGTGTATCTGCAACTCTTGCTAAAAGGCTTGGGTTCAGTGGGGAATAGTGATCCTGCGACCATTATTCATACTTATATTCCGGGTTATCGGGACAGTTTTCATCGTTACTAA